A stretch of Telopea speciosissima isolate NSW1024214 ecotype Mountain lineage chromosome 11, Tspe_v1, whole genome shotgun sequence DNA encodes these proteins:
- the LOC122645715 gene encoding purple acid phosphatase-like: MAKMGNWGTHAIVLVGFFLSSALLCSGGVTSSFVKVNYPSVDMPLNSDVFSVPPGYNAPQQVHITQGDLVGQSMIVSWVTADEPGSSTVLYWAENSTMKYSAEGFYLTYKYYNYSSGFIHHCTINNLEYNTTYYYEVGVGNTARQFSFITPPPVGLDVPYTFGLIADLGQTLNSNTTLTHYQMNPLKGQTVLYVGDFSYADNYPFHDNTRWDTWGRFIERSAAYQPWITSQYWD, encoded by the exons ATGGCTAAGATGGGGAATTGGGGAACTCATGCAATAGTTCTTGTGGGTTTTTTCTTGAGTTCGGCTCTGCTTTGCAGTGGAGGAGTCACTAGTAGTTTTGTAAAGGTTAATTACCCATCTGTTGATATGCCACTTAACAGTGATGTTTTTAGTGTGCCCCCAGGTTACAATGCACCACAacag GTTCATATAACTCAAGGAGACCTTGTAGGGCAAAGTATGATTGTGTCTTGGGTCACCGCAGATGAACCAGGCTCCAGCACTGTTCTTTACTGGGCTGAGAACAGTACGATGAAATACAGCGCAGAGGGCTTCTACTTGACCTACAAGTACTACAACTATTCTTCAGGCTTTATCCATCATTGCACCATCAATAACTTGGAG TATAACACGACATACTACTACGAGGTAGGGGTCGGAAACACCGCACGACAATTTTCGTTTATAACTCCTCCACCAGTTGGCCTTGATGTTCCTTATACATTTGGTCTCATAG CGGACCTTGGTCAGACTTTGAATTCAAATACCACACTCACTCATTACCAAATGAACCCTTTGAAGGGGCAAACAGTGTTGTATGTTGGTGACTTCTCTTATGCAGATAACTATCCATTTCATGACAACACTAGGTGGGATACATGGGGCAGATTCATAGAAAGAAGTGCTGCTTATCAACCTTGGATAACTAGCCAATATTGGGATTAA